Proteins encoded in a region of the Nitrospiria bacterium genome:
- the secG gene encoding preprotein translocase subunit SecG, with amino-acid sequence MYVLLIILHVIVSFIMVSVILLQAGKGAEIGASFGGSSQTVFGSRGPGTFLSKLTVSAAVIFMLTSLSLSVLSKGRFLSTSVLDLKKAPPAAEAPAPPAANGGAAPSATAPANPAEGQSTAPVNTPAVPATPAPTQETPPKTAP; translated from the coding sequence ATGTATGTTTTGTTAATCATCCTGCATGTGATCGTCAGCTTTATTATGGTCAGCGTGATCTTGCTTCAAGCGGGAAAGGGAGCCGAGATCGGCGCCTCATTCGGAGGATCGAGCCAGACCGTCTTCGGCAGCCGCGGACCGGGCACGTTTTTAAGCAAGCTGACCGTGTCGGCCGCCGTCATCTTTATGCTCACCTCGTTGAGCCTGTCCGTGTTGTCCAAGGGACGTTTCTTATCCACCAGCGTGTTGGATCTCAAAAAGGCCCCGCCGGCTGCGGAAGCGCCCGCGCCGCCTGCCGCGAACGGGGGAGCCGCTCCATCGGCAACGGCACCGGCGAATCCGGCGGAAGGACAGTCGACGGCTCCGGTCAACACCCCCGCGGTTCCAGCCACGCCCGCGCCGACGCAGGAAACTCCGCCCAAAACGGCTCCATGA
- the tpiA gene encoding triose-phosphate isomerase, giving the protein MTVKTTSFRRRPIAIGNWKMQMSLTESTAVARQLVKQLGDRRNVEIVIAPSYTALQAVGEVLTGTDLLLAAQNVHWDDRGAYTGEVSAVQLKEAGCRFVLIGHSERRTLFGETDEMVGRKRVAALKQGLNAVVCVGETSDQRRAAQTASVVTAQIGKGLEGATEGSLDRLLIAYEPIWAIGTGQVATVVQISEVHALIRRELAKILGTDSAEAVRVIYGGSVTTVNIADLAMIEHLDGVLVGGASLKADGFAAIVKTLEKIKSEIKTDR; this is encoded by the coding sequence GTGACCGTCAAGACGACATCCTTTCGAAGACGGCCGATCGCGATCGGGAATTGGAAGATGCAGATGTCCCTGACCGAATCGACGGCGGTCGCGCGGCAACTGGTCAAGCAGTTAGGCGATAGACGGAATGTCGAGATTGTGATCGCGCCGAGTTACACGGCCCTTCAAGCCGTCGGCGAGGTTCTAACAGGGACCGACCTTCTGTTGGCGGCGCAGAACGTTCACTGGGATGACCGGGGGGCCTACACCGGTGAAGTTTCGGCGGTCCAGCTCAAAGAGGCCGGTTGCCGATTCGTGTTGATCGGCCATTCCGAACGGCGCACCCTCTTCGGCGAAACCGACGAAATGGTGGGACGAAAACGAGTTGCCGCGTTGAAACAGGGATTAAACGCCGTTGTTTGCGTGGGAGAAACGTCGGACCAGCGCCGGGCGGCTCAGACGGCATCCGTTGTGACGGCCCAGATCGGGAAGGGCCTTGAGGGTGCGACCGAAGGATCGCTCGATCGGCTGTTGATCGCGTACGAGCCGATCTGGGCGATCGGAACCGGTCAGGTGGCGACCGTAGTCCAGATTTCGGAAGTCCATGCATTAATCCGTCGAGAACTGGCCAAAATACTCGGGACGGATTCGGCTGAGGCGGTCCGGGTGATTTACGGAGGTAGCGTGACGACGGTGAATATCGCGGATCTGGCGATGATCGAACATCTGGACGGTGTGCTGGTCGGCGGGGCGTCGCTGAAGGCGGATGGATTTGCGGCCATCGTCAAGACACTGGAAAAAATAAAAAGCGAAATCAAAACGGATCGTTAA
- a CDS encoding phosphoglycerate kinase: MNMHKVTIEDLKIKKKRVIVRVDFNVPLDEHLNITDDTRIRSALPTINYAIDEGAKVILCSHLGRPNGKIDPRLSLAPVVKRLQRLLGKEVAFAPDCIGPQVEKMVNQMKSGDVLLLENLRFHPGEQKNDEAFSKALARLADVYVNDAFGTAHRNHASVTGVSKFVPQSAAGFLMKKEIDYLEGAMANPARPFAAILGGAKVSGKLGVVENLGKKVDKVIIGGGMAFTFYKALGYEVGNSLVEDGMLQMAMDIRNHARARGVKFYLPVDCVVAQSRDPSAETKIVPMQEIPKDWMALDIGPASVKLFTEALANAKTILWNGPMGLFEMDAYSRGTFAVAHAVANAYALTIVGGADTALAVHRAGESENMSFISTGGGAALQLLEGKELPGLAVLPGRAEQLQRV; encoded by the coding sequence ATGAATATGCACAAAGTGACCATTGAAGATCTGAAGATCAAGAAAAAACGCGTGATCGTCCGGGTGGATTTCAACGTGCCTTTGGACGAGCACCTCAACATTACGGACGACACCCGCATCCGATCGGCGCTGCCTACGATCAATTACGCCATCGACGAAGGGGCGAAAGTCATCCTTTGCTCCCATTTGGGAAGACCCAACGGGAAGATCGATCCCCGGCTGAGCCTTGCGCCTGTCGTGAAGCGTCTCCAGCGATTGCTGGGGAAAGAGGTGGCCTTTGCCCCGGATTGCATCGGTCCGCAGGTCGAGAAGATGGTCAACCAAATGAAGTCGGGAGACGTCCTCCTCTTGGAGAATCTCCGTTTCCATCCCGGAGAACAGAAAAACGATGAAGCCTTTTCAAAGGCGCTGGCCCGTTTGGCCGATGTGTATGTCAACGATGCCTTCGGGACCGCCCACCGAAACCACGCCTCCGTGACCGGAGTCTCAAAATTCGTTCCCCAATCCGCGGCCGGCTTTCTGATGAAGAAAGAGATCGATTATCTGGAGGGGGCCATGGCGAATCCCGCCCGCCCGTTTGCGGCGATTCTCGGCGGGGCCAAGGTGTCGGGAAAACTGGGCGTCGTCGAGAACCTGGGGAAAAAAGTGGACAAGGTGATCATCGGCGGGGGAATGGCCTTCACGTTTTACAAAGCCCTGGGTTATGAAGTCGGGAACTCCCTGGTCGAGGACGGCATGCTTCAGATGGCGATGGATATCCGAAACCACGCGCGGGCCCGCGGGGTGAAGTTCTACCTCCCGGTCGACTGCGTCGTGGCGCAGAGCCGGGACCCCAGCGCGGAAACGAAGATCGTCCCGATGCAGGAAATCCCCAAGGACTGGATGGCGCTGGACATCGGTCCGGCTTCCGTAAAATTATTCACGGAAGCCTTGGCCAATGCGAAAACGATTCTTTGGAACGGCCCGATGGGGCTCTTTGAGATGGATGCGTACTCCCGTGGAACGTTCGCCGTAGCGCACGCGGTGGCCAATGCGTATGCCCTGACGATCGTGGGCGGGGCGGATACGGCGCTGGCCGTTCATCGTGCGGGCGAGTCAGAAAACATGTCGTTTATCTCCACCGGCGGCGGCGCGGCGCTGCAGCTGCTGGAGGGCAAAGAACTTCCCGGGCTGGCCGTTTTGCCCGGCCGCGCCGAGCAACTCCAGCGGGTGTGA